The genomic stretch GCTGCTGCCGGAGAACGTGCCCAAACCGTAATTCACGACGTCATAGTCGCTGCAGTAATCGCAGAGGTCGATTACACGCGACCATTCCGGTGAATCAATAATGATCGGGTTCGAAGCGTCGTCACCAGGATAGTTGCGCGTGCACGGTGCGCAGGCGATCGGCTCACAAGCCGTGTAGCCGGCATCGCCGTTCACAAACAAGGCAACGTCACCGGGATAGCAGGACGCGCCGCAGCCAAAGTCGCGCGAACCGTCAAACCAGCAGTAATCCGGCGTGCCGCCGAGGAAGAAGTAGTACCACGCGTCACCCGGCTCTGAGGTCGGGCCGCCGACCGTCAGGTCAAATCCCGGAGTCGGAGCAAGACCGGCGCCGCCGTCATAGCTCAAGAACGAAGCCACAACGTAGAACGGGCCGCTGACACAGCACTCAAGAGCGACGTTCTGAACAAACGTGTTCGGCGAATTGTAGTCTTCCGAGGTCACCGTGTAGGAGACGTTGACGCCGCAAATCTCAGCGCCCGGGCCCTTGATGTTCTGAGCCACGCCTGGAGAAGCGGCATCCTTCGGACAGTGGATTGACACACGGTAGTTCACCGTCGTTCCGATACCCGTTGAGTCAAAGAAGAACAACAACGGCACGTCAACGGACGTAATATGGAACGGATAAAACGGTGCCGAGCAATTGCCGTCACCATCGGTCTCGGGATCAATGTACGAAGCGTACTTGTCTTCAAAATCCCAACCAAACGAGTTGACCGTGGCTGTCGCTGCCAGCGTGGTCAAAACACATGAACCCGTCCGATCGACTGGACGTTGAATTTGCCGACCTTCGTCACCCTTTAAGGCCGGACCAGGTGTTACGTCAGCCAAAACGGCAGACGACAGGCCAAAAAAGGCCATGATACACAAAATCAAATACTTACGCATACCGGGACTCCATTTTTTAGGAATTTTCGTACCACCAAGATCGAACTATTTAAACCTCTGTTGTAATCCATGATGCACTATGTAAAATATACTAACACTACTATTTCGTCAAGTAGTTTCGAGCCTGTTGCGAAAATAGTTAGAGCCTACCTCATAGCGACCTGAACCAGTGTTTTATCTCGTAACTTGTAATTTTGTGAAGAGTTTGCTTTAATAACCCATTCCTATACCGACCGCTTTGTCCCGGAATAAGAGGACATCGTCCTAACTCCCGGTTCTTGCACCTCTAAATTACACAAATAATGACCCTCTCAACGCCTTCACGAATGCTCAGGCTGTCACCAGCGAATTCGCACGCTCCTCATAAAGGAATCTTTGTTCTTTACTGGATGCTTGCCCAGCGTCGGGTCACATACAATTTCGCTCTTGAACGAGCTGTGCAATGGTCTCTCAATCTCGGTCTGCCGCTCCTCATTCTCGAATCCGTAACTCTTGTATACGATTTTGCCAGCCCTCGCCAACATGTATTTCTCCTGCAGGGCATGGCCGACAATGCTTCCCGGCTCAAGAAAAAACCCGTGACATATTATCCCTTCGTAGAGACGATTCCCGGGCAGCGCGCAGACTTACTCCGCGCCCTGGCATCGCAAGCTGGCGTTGTCGTCGTGGACGATTTTCCCATGGCCATGCATCGCGAGCTTGTTGCCGACGCTGCCGCGTCCTTCCCCTGTAGAATCGAAGCCATTGATTCCTGCGGGCTGCTCCCCCTGCGCGCCGCCGAAGTTACCTTTCCAACCGCCTTCGCATTCCGCCGCTTCCTGCAGAAAAATCTCCGCGACCATCTTGCAAGTTTTCCTGCCGCCGACCCGCTTGCAAATGTCTCTTTGCCTCCGTTGAAGCTGGATTCTCGCATCCCCGCAACTTGGCCTGTCGCAAATCCAGAGAAACTGCTCGCTGATTTAGCTTGGACAAATAACTTACCGCTATTGCATGAGGTGCAGCCTGTATCAATCCGTGGAGGCACGTCGGCCGCCGAATCGGCATTGGCTCAATTCCTCTCACACAAACTCCCCCGCTATGCCGCAGACCGAAATCAGCCCGAGCAGGACTTTTCCAGTGGGCTCAGTCCCTATCTGCACTTCGGACACATCAGCGCGCACAGGGTGTTCTCCGACCTTGCCAAACTCGAGCGCTGGTCTGTTGATAAGCTTGCCGATTCCGTCGCAGGGAAAAAGGAAGGCTGGTGGAACATGAGCCCGAATGCCGAGAGTTTTCTCGATGAACTCGTTACCTGGCGTGAGCTTGGTTACAACTTCAATCATTTGCGCGAGGATTACAAGGACTTTTCGTCTCTGCCTCCGTGGGCTCTGAAATCTCTGAATGAACACAAGCGCGACCGGCGGAAGTGGCTCTACACCAAAGAACAGTTCGAACAAGCCGCCACGCACGACCCGCTCTGGAATGCCGCACAAACTCAGCTCGTGCGGGAAGGAAGAATCCACAACTACCTACGGATGTTGTGGGGAAAGAAGATTCTCGAGTGGACATCTTCTCCAGAAGAAGCTCTTGAGGTTATGATTGAACTCAACGACAAACTCGCCCTTGACGGCCGCGACCCAAATTCCTACTCCGGTATACTGTGGTGTCTTGGCCGCTATGACCGCCCATGGTTTCCAGAGCGCGAAATTTTCGGACAAGTCCGCTATATGAGCAGCGAAAACACCGCCCGCAAAGTTTCCGTCAAACACTACATTGCCAAATACTCGTAGCTGAATTTTCTTGGACACGTCCGCCACACTGAGGCACGAATTCCACAGATTTTACTCAACTATTCCATCTCCTCCGTCCTACCCGTCCGCATTTTCACATTCGTCACATTCTCCCTGGTAAACTCTGATCAAGCTGTAGTTTAGCGGCGGCTTTCCGGCGGCTGCTCCGATCACATCTTCGCCTCTGGCACGTGCTTTGTCTTAAGGTCTGTCAAATACAAACAAACCAACGAGACGACAATGCGCTTGCACCTTCGATTCATCTCCCTCTTTACTTCAATCCTCTTCGCCATTGGAATGGCCAAGGCAACCACTCACGAAGTTATTCTCGAAAACGGCAGCATCTCCCCGTTCTACCTCCATGTGGACATCGGCGACACCGTGCGCTGGCTGAACCAAAGCGGACAAAACCGCTACATCACAACCTATCAAGGTGAATTCTACAGCGGCATCATTCAGCCCGGTGCAAGCTGGTCACGACGTATGACCGTTCGCGGCTCGCATAACTACACCGACCTCTACAATTCCAATTTGCGCGCCACGCTCGATGTTGCAACTTCCACCGATCCCGTTTGGAACGAGCTTACTTCGCCTGAATTTAATTTCGGACTGCAGGATGTCGTGTTCACCGATTCCTTGCACGGCTATTGTGCAACCGGCTTGGGTGTCTACTACACGATAAACGGCGGAGACTCTTGGACTCTCTCGCGCTTCACCGAAGGCGCACGCTCACTCCAATTCCTGACTCCAACACTCGGCTGGGCCTGCGGTGACGACGGCTACATACACCGCACTACCGATGCCGGTGTCACTTGGGAAAACATGTACATCGCCGGCGAACTTACCCGCGACATTCATTTCACCGACTCTCTCTATGGTTGGGCATGCGGCTGGCACGGCCTCCGTCCCCGTACAACAAACGGCGGTGCATCGTGGACCCCCGCAGCTCACGGCCATCTCTTCTATTTTACCAGCCTCGACTTCTTGGACAGGTCAAATGGCTGGATGTGCGGCAATCGCGGTCGTATCTACATGACAACCGACGGCGGCGCTAACTGGGCTGAACAAAACAGCTTTTCAGATTACGACAGCACCTTCCACTCCATCGATATGTGGAACGCACAGCTCGGCGTCGTCGTCGGCACGGACGGCATGATTTTCCGCACCACTAACGGCGGCGAAGACTGGACTCAAGTTTCCAGCGGTACCAATCGCGAACTGTTCAAAGTGCAAATGGTCACCGAAAATCTCGTCTGGGTCTGCGGTGACAGCGGCTACATCGCACGCTCCGTTGACGGCGGTGTCACATGGACGCAGCTCGAAACTCCCTGCGTCAGCCGCATCAGCAGCCTCTGCTTCACCAGCCCCGGCAACGGCTACTTTTCCACATATGCCGGTCGTGTCTTCCACTATCGCAATGATGAAGAACTCCCCCCGCCGCCCATCGTTCCCGCCGAAGTTGCCCGTCCTGCCGACGGCAACTGGTTCCCTATTCAGAATCCGCAGAGCTATCCGAATCCCTTCAACCCTGTTGCCAACATCGAATTCACTCTGACCGCCGCTTCCGATGTGAAACTCGAAGTCTTCGATATGCTTGGCCGCAGCGTAGCTGTGCTCGCAAACGGTGCCTTGCCCGAAGGCCGTCATGTCGCCGCCTTCAATGCGGCCAACCTCGCCAGCGGAATGTATTTCTATCAACTCACGGCGGGCGTCCAAACCGAAACCCGCAAAATGCTCCTGCAGAAGTAATCTCTCTTCTGCTGCCAAACAAAAGAGCCGCGACTTCTCGCGGCTCTTTCTCTCCCATACGGGACTCGTCACTTGCGCCCGCTCAGCCAAATGCCCCTCGACAGAAATTCCCATAACCGCCGCGGCAGCGAGTACACCCGCTCAAGCTCCTCCTGACCTTCTTCCGATATGCCCGTCGAGGAACTCTCCAGCGGACGATTTAACGGACTGCGAAGAGAATCGCTCTTTGACGCTGATAACACCTGACTCGGATAAATACTCCGGTGCCCGGTCATGATGAATGAAACCATCGCACACCCCGCCGCATATGGCCCGATCTGCGGTCCGAACATCTCTATGGCGAGCATTGATGCCGCAATCGGTGTGTTTGCAGCTCCCGACAGCACCGACGTTGTTCCCAGTGCGGCCATCGTCACCGGATTCACCCCGATCAAAGATCCCCACATGCTCCCGAATGTGGCACCGATAAAGAATATCGGTGTGACCACACCTCCCGATCCTCCCGACTCCAGCGTGATCGCCGTCGCGATGATTTTTCCTATCCAATCCGTTCTTGCTGCAGGTTCTCCTTCAAACAGAAGCTCAAGATAGTTCGTCCCCAAACCAAGCACCGAGTGCCCGAATACCACCGAAACTCCTATGAGCAGCATCCCGCCCATCGCGGCTCGAAGATATGAGTTCGGCCATAA from bacterium encodes the following:
- a CDS encoding T9SS type A sorting domain-containing protein — encoded protein: MRKYLILCIMAFFGLSSAVLADVTPGPALKGDEGRQIQRPVDRTGSCVLTTLAATATVNSFGWDFEDKYASYIDPETDGDGNCSAPFYPFHITSVDVPLLFFFDSTGIGTTVNYRVSIHCPKDAASPGVAQNIKGPGAEICGVNVSYTVTSEDYNSPNTFVQNVALECCVSGPFYVVASFLSYDGGAGLAPTPGFDLTVGGPTSEPGDAWYYFFLGGTPDYCWFDGSRDFGCGASCYPGDVALFVNGDAGYTACEPIACAPCTRNYPGDDASNPIIIDSPEWSRVIDLCDYCSDYDVVNYGLGTFSGSSPDVVLSFTSIVDPTCFNILITPLTAECNQWFRLRSILFDSFGALSGGTPVFPAYGVSQTHNFSGNGGPDDLGCWFPDTYYLIIDNRQYCCCPIEVTFVGDNVLAVELTSFDAIAGNGQVTLNWRTNAESDIARWEISRNGQFLAEVDGLGDNPTGHTYTFVDNSVTNGETYIYRLTAYDINGAATVFGMWAEATPTAGAGVVTEYALMQNYPNPFNPTTTIEYTVRELGNVELKVYSVDGREVATLVSGLQDAGSYSVDFDASGLASGMYLYKMTVNGFTATQKMVLMK
- a CDS encoding deoxyribodipyrimidine photolyase — encoded protein: MLRLSPANSHAPHKGIFVLYWMLAQRRVTYNFALERAVQWSLNLGLPLLILESVTLVYDFASPRQHVFLLQGMADNASRLKKKPVTYYPFVETIPGQRADLLRALASQAGVVVVDDFPMAMHRELVADAAASFPCRIEAIDSCGLLPLRAAEVTFPTAFAFRRFLQKNLRDHLASFPAADPLANVSLPPLKLDSRIPATWPVANPEKLLADLAWTNNLPLLHEVQPVSIRGGTSAAESALAQFLSHKLPRYAADRNQPEQDFSSGLSPYLHFGHISAHRVFSDLAKLERWSVDKLADSVAGKKEGWWNMSPNAESFLDELVTWRELGYNFNHLREDYKDFSSLPPWALKSLNEHKRDRRKWLYTKEQFEQAATHDPLWNAAQTQLVREGRIHNYLRMLWGKKILEWTSSPEEALEVMIELNDKLALDGRDPNSYSGILWCLGRYDRPWFPEREIFGQVRYMSSENTARKVSVKHYIAKYS
- a CDS encoding T9SS type A sorting domain-containing protein, with product MRLHLRFISLFTSILFAIGMAKATTHEVILENGSISPFYLHVDIGDTVRWLNQSGQNRYITTYQGEFYSGIIQPGASWSRRMTVRGSHNYTDLYNSNLRATLDVATSTDPVWNELTSPEFNFGLQDVVFTDSLHGYCATGLGVYYTINGGDSWTLSRFTEGARSLQFLTPTLGWACGDDGYIHRTTDAGVTWENMYIAGELTRDIHFTDSLYGWACGWHGLRPRTTNGGASWTPAAHGHLFYFTSLDFLDRSNGWMCGNRGRIYMTTDGGANWAEQNSFSDYDSTFHSIDMWNAQLGVVVGTDGMIFRTTNGGEDWTQVSSGTNRELFKVQMVTENLVWVCGDSGYIARSVDGGVTWTQLETPCVSRISSLCFTSPGNGYFSTYAGRVFHYRNDEELPPPPIVPAEVARPADGNWFPIQNPQSYPNPFNPVANIEFTLTAASDVKLEVFDMLGRSVAVLANGALPEGRHVAAFNAANLASGMYFYQLTAGVQTETRKMLLQK